A single genomic interval of Osmia lignaria lignaria isolate PbOS001 chromosome 9, iyOsmLign1, whole genome shotgun sequence harbors:
- the LOC117601816 gene encoding uncharacterized protein LOC117601816: MEEVTKCRYIDCVDTREKEQILHELPVCDTGLCVRWLINSGHVDLIGRDLDALRSMKFFVCNNHFTEDCYLSKGTLKENAVPFPHWSAVSRTLKSLKTRRKVQVNGQESSMEEVSINQAAAEKNAPSEFDVDQWCRTCATKKQNLVSMTSKGKGTDMSLLSKLKLLIEIDDEDALPTKMCDECVDKLEQSFKFFQQIYVADNTLRHVFPNSRSNSMPKKPLYSLSEHMRREQREKEEKEKEKEVEQQDRAPRITRGIFRRGRGRPRSRGLGGRGRGRQRSGQVAMSIQSPISSPMSSRGNNAIVRTVQQEEEEEEEKNRKNEYEIELHEDERQGDTVFSLLTDTCRSDEELDWSDVLKVMNHQRYRTSEQDKSKKLEKKTRLDEKMEEKVETKIETKVESSEAETTLKVKTEWSEQVPIEEQRKIKVEREEVTEVFVGDKIKPIITEEKEVVVGRIRCEFCEKELKFRRQLQTHLLTDHSELSEHMCVDCLACYESEPLLAKHRSLIHVERRYRCEHCQEEFPEKRVLKEHITTRHSCDLCGLTTFTSKEDLSEHVKSHREVVSTLETITEHSKGVDSETISSPKSVGINEGEGEGEEEKSSAATIIDTPSNMIVTFDSASDEKNVNPDPDPVPVPVPVPDLNPETASSIDRLKGNVSEDLQGEGESVACPDCNEQMQNTLELSIHRMRRHSVNRKDASCLLCDNKSFRSSEEYEQHVLDHCKRLRISPR; this comes from the exons ATGGAGGAAGTAACTAAATGCAGATACATCGATTGTGTCGACACCCGGGAAAAGGAGCAAATACTTCACGAACTTCCCGTTTGTGATACTGGCCTTTGTGTGAGATGGTTGATCAACAGTGGTCACGTGGATCTAATTGGAAGAGATCTCGATGCTTTACgatctatgaaatttttcgtcTGTAACAATCACTTCACGGAGGACTGTTATCTTAGCAAAGGTACACTGAAAGAAAATGCAGTCCCCTTTCCACATTGGAGCGCTGTTTCGAGAACATTAAAAAGCTTGAAAACACGACGA AAAGTTCAAGTAAACGGTCAGGAAAGTTCTATGGAGGAAGTATCGATAAATCAAGCTGCCGCTGAGAAGAATGCTCCTTCTGAATTCGACGTGGATCAGTGGTGCAGAACTTGCGCTACAAAGAAACAAAATCTTGTAAGTATGACGAGCAAGGGAAAAGGCACGGATATGAGCCTTCTATCGAAACTGAAACTTTTAATAGAAATTGACGACGAAGACGCTTTACCAACAAAGATGTGCGATGAGTGCGTTGACAAGTTGGAACAGTCTTTCAAGTTTTTTCAACAGATTTATGTCGCAGACAATACATTGCGGCATGTATTTCCGAATTCACGGTCAAACAGTATGCCCAAGAAGCCTCTTTATTCGCTTAGCGAACACATGAGAAGGGAACAAAgggagaaggaggagaaggaaaaggagaaagaggTAGAGCAACAAGATCGTGCTCCAAGAATTACTCGCGGTATTTTCAGGCGAGGTCGAGGGAGACCTCGTAGCCGAGGATTGggtggaagaggaagaggaaggcaGAGATCTGGCCAGGTAGCAATGTCGATTCAAAGTCCAATTTCGAGTCCGATGAGTAGTAGAGGTAACAACGCGATCGTAAGGACggttcaacaagaagaagaagaagaagaagaaaaaaatcgaaaaaacgaGTATGAAATCGAGTTGCACGAAGACGAAAGACAGGGTGACACGGTGTTTTCGTTACTCACGGACACGTGCCGTAGCGACGAGGAACTCGACTGGTCCGACGTTCTAAAAGTGATGAACCATCAAAGGTATCGAACCTCGGAGCAAGATAAATcgaagaaattagaaaaaaaaacgagGCTCGACGAGAAGATGGAAGAAAAAGTGGAGACGAAAATCGAAACAAAAGTGGAGTCGAGCGAAGCCGAAACGACTTTAAAAGTGAAAACGGAATGGTCCGAACAAGTACCGATAGAGGAGCAAAGAAAGATCAAAGTAGAAAGGGAAGAAGTAACAGAGGTATTTGTAGGGGATAAAATAAAGCCGATAATAACCGAGGAAAAGGAAGTAGTAGTAGGACGTATACGTTGCGAATTTTGCGagaaagaattgaaatttaGACGACAGTTACAGACACATTTGTTAACCGATCACTCGGAATTATCCGAACACATGTGCGTAGACTGTTTAGCCTGTTACGAAAGTGAACCGCTACTCGCAAAGCATCGTAGTTTGATCCACGTAGAACGAAGGTATCGCTGCGAACATTGTCAAGAAGAATTTCCTGAGAAACGCGTATTGAAAGAGCACATAACGACGCGACATTCTTGCGATTTGTGCGGCTTAACGACATTTACTAGTAAAGAGGATCTGTCTGAACACGTAAAAAGTCATCGCGAAGTCGTATCAACGCTTGAAACGATAACAGAACATTCAAAAGGAGTCGATAGCGAGACGATTTCATCTCCAAAGTCTGTTGGGATAaatgaaggagaaggagaaggagaagaagagaaaagctcAGCGGCTACCATAATCGATACACCATCGAACATGATAGTGACGTTCGATTCAGCGTCGGACGAAAAAAATGTTAATCCTGATCCCGatcccgttcccgttcccgttcccgttcccgaTCTCAATCCGGAAACGGCATCATCGATCGATAGATTGAAAGGTAACGTGTCGGAAGATTTGCAAGGCGAGGGAGAATCAGTCGCATGTCCAGATTGTAACGAACAAATGCAGAATACGCTGGAACTGAGTATTCATCGTATGCGTCGTCACTCGGTGAATAGAAAAGATGCGAGCTGTCTTCTTTGCGATAATAAATCTTTCCGTTCGTCGGAAGAGTACGAACAACACGTGCTCGATCATTGCAAACGATTAAGAATATCGCcgcgataa
- the LOC117601952 gene encoding putative E3 ubiquitin-protein ligase UBR7: protein MSENIEEIIEEESSVTMLDVLREENQLEEDACAVLGASDDKNCTYSKGYTRQALYACKSCCPKSVRAAVCLACTFHCHEGHELIELYTKRHFRCDCGNSKFAENKCNLDPSKDPVNSENRYNHNFDGLYCICKRPYPDPEDTVNDEMLQCIICEDWYHSKHLECEKGIPADDAYDEMICGKCMKENNFLWNYASKYAVFETTEKEKEKEKEKKEEAIEIEKQPEGCTMPRKNFSKEPLTKGTCFWTEGWRSVLCVCDTCKELYRQKNVTFLLDPTDSVHAYEEAGKINNQESQYEKGMKALASLGRVEQLTAIEEYNNMKERLKQYLQKFAENKKVVREEDIKEFFSEMESKKRPKVVVPTYCR from the exons ATGTCCGAGAACATTGAAGAAATTATTGAAGAAGAAAGTTCGGTTACGATGTTGGATGTACTTCGGGAGGAGAATCAGTTGGAGGAAGACGCTTGTGCAGTTTTAGGAGCGTCCGATGACAAGAATTGCACTTACAGCAAG GGATATACTCGGCAAGCTTTGTACGCCTGTAAAAGTTGTTGTCCAAAATCAGTGAGAGCAGCAGTTTGCCTTGCTTGTACTTTTCACTGCCACGAAGGTCATGAACTTATCGAGCTCTATACCAAAAGGCATTTTAGATGCGACTGTGGCAACTCAAAGTTTGCTGAAAACAAGTGTAATTTGGATCCT TCAAAGGATCCTGTTAATTCTGAGAACAGATACAATCACAACTTTGACGGGCTCTATTGTATTTGTAAGAGACCGTATCCAGATCCAGAGGACACGGTCAACGATGAAATGTTGCAGTGCATAATTTGCGAAGACTGGTATCATTCTAAG CATCTAGAGTGTGAGAAAGGAATACCAGCAGACGACGCGTACGACGAAATGATTTGCGGTAAATGTATGAAAGAGAATAATTTCCTTTGGAATTATGCGAGCAAATATGCAG tatttgaaacaacagagaaagagaaagagaaagagaaagagaagaaagaagaagcgaTTGAAATCGAAAAGCAGCCCGAAGGATGTACGATGCCACGGAAGAATTTTTCGAAAGAACCGTTAACAAAGGGAACTTGTTTTTGGACAGAAGGCTGGAGAAGTGTTTTGTGCGTTTGCGACACGTGCAAAGAG CTTTATCGGCAGAAAAACGTTACGTTTCTTCTCGATCCAACGGATAGCGTGCACGCTTACGAGGAGGCTGGTAAAATTAACAATCAAGAATCACAGTACGAGAAGGGTATGAAAGCTCTCGCCTCTTTAGGTCGCGTTGAACAATTAACGGCGATCGAAG AATACAATAATATGAAAGAACGATTGAAACAATACTTGCAAAAATTTGCTGAAAACAAGAAAGTTGTACGAGAGGAAGATATAAAGGAATTCTTTTCAGAAATGGAATCAAAGAAACGGCCAAAAGTTGTGGTACCTACGTATTGTCGTTAA